A region of Streptomyces halobius DNA encodes the following proteins:
- a CDS encoding TetR/AcrR family transcriptional regulator, which yields MTGKATERAGYHHGDLPAALTAAAIELLDERGMEQVTVREVARRAGVSPGAPFRHFADRQALLTAVADHILADFGEWQLGVVADTGGSVMRAFGLGFVRFAIRHPRRFELIRTRVFGDSRPAELHRRLTDIERVFTDVIIADQEAGVLRPGDPAIVGLAGQAVVYGLSQMIVDGYLPPDRAEQLAEQVLDTFGLGIANPPGRTGP from the coding sequence ATGACGGGCAAGGCCACTGAGCGTGCTGGTTATCACCATGGCGATCTCCCCGCCGCTCTCACCGCGGCGGCCATCGAGCTCCTGGACGAGCGCGGGATGGAGCAGGTGACCGTACGAGAGGTCGCGCGCCGGGCAGGGGTGTCGCCGGGAGCGCCGTTCCGGCATTTCGCGGACCGTCAGGCGCTGTTGACGGCGGTCGCCGACCATATCCTGGCCGACTTCGGCGAGTGGCAGCTCGGCGTGGTCGCGGACACCGGGGGGTCTGTGATGCGTGCCTTCGGCCTGGGCTTCGTCCGTTTCGCGATCCGCCACCCGCGGCGCTTCGAGCTGATCAGGACCAGGGTGTTCGGCGACAGCCGGCCCGCCGAACTGCACCGGCGTCTCACCGACATCGAGCGGGTCTTCACCGACGTGATCATCGCCGATCAGGAGGCCGGTGTACTGCGTCCCGGCGACCCCGCGATCGTGGGTCTCGCGGGACAGGCGGTCGTCTACGGGCTGTCACAGATGATCGTCGACGGTTATCTGCCGCCGGACCGGGCGGAACAGCTGGCCGAGCAGGTCCTGGACACCTTCGGGCTCGGCATCGCCAACCCCCCCGGCCGCACGGGGCCTTGA
- a CDS encoding SRPBCC family protein has product MPLPNLSRIPRFPDPAATGTVTIRTTPADAYDVVSDPPVMIRLAEEAHRARWLGGATAPAVGARFRGHNRNGLRRWVTNCRITDVDPGRRFAYEVTAPLGVPISRWQYDIAPTAEGCTVTETSWLRVPLWFIPLAILITGVSDRIGLNNANIGTTLLRLKHYLEADRTRPRRTPEG; this is encoded by the coding sequence ATGCCCCTACCGAACCTGTCGCGCATACCGCGCTTCCCGGACCCTGCGGCCACCGGCACGGTGACCATCAGGACGACCCCGGCCGATGCGTACGACGTGGTCAGCGACCCGCCCGTCATGATCCGTCTCGCCGAAGAGGCCCACCGCGCCCGCTGGCTGGGCGGCGCCACGGCGCCGGCGGTGGGTGCCCGCTTCCGCGGCCACAACCGCAACGGCCTCCGTCGCTGGGTCACCAACTGCCGTATCACGGATGTCGATCCGGGCCGGCGCTTCGCCTACGAGGTGACGGCGCCACTCGGGGTCCCCATCTCCCGCTGGCAGTACGACATCGCGCCCACGGCGGAGGGCTGCACCGTCACCGAGACCAGCTGGCTGCGGGTGCCGCTGTGGTTCATCCCCCTCGCCATCCTGATCACCGGTGTCTCCGACCGTATCGGCCTCAACAACGCCAACATCGGCACCACATTGCTACGCCTCAAGCACTATCTGGAGGCAGATCGAACGCGGCCGAGGCGGACACCAGAGGGCTGA
- a CDS encoding NAD(P)-dependent alcohol dehydrogenase — protein MTAHALPAHIPPTMRAAVLTAPETLEIQERPVPRPGPGQVLVRVEAVGICGSDVHYYRHGRIGDFVVRAPMILGHEPGGTVAALGPDTSRHQVGQRVSVEPGVPCARCAQCRRGRYNLCPDVSFHATPPVDGALCEYIAADEDFAHPVPDKLTAEEAALLEPLSVGVWACRKGRVGPGSRVLVTGAGPIGLVAAQTARAFGATEVVVTDVAPHRLDLARQLGATATVDVGGGTPLPQALDAVRAGETPIADTDFEPDVLLECSGVPAVVGEAIRTVGRAGRAVLVGMGGDTVPLPLAHVQNFEIEVTGTFRYANTWPTAIALAASGEVDLDRLITHRYDLEAAEDALTAAARDRTTVKPLVLPQPA, from the coding sequence ATGACCGCCCACGCCCTGCCCGCGCACATCCCGCCGACCATGCGCGCTGCCGTCCTCACCGCCCCGGAGACATTGGAGATCCAGGAGCGCCCGGTGCCGCGGCCCGGCCCCGGCCAGGTCCTGGTCCGCGTCGAAGCGGTTGGCATCTGCGGCTCCGACGTCCACTACTACCGCCACGGCCGCATCGGCGACTTCGTCGTCCGAGCCCCCATGATCCTCGGCCACGAGCCCGGCGGCACGGTCGCCGCCCTCGGCCCGGACACCAGCCGCCACCAGGTCGGACAACGGGTGTCGGTGGAACCCGGTGTGCCCTGCGCCCGCTGCGCCCAGTGCCGCCGAGGCCGCTACAACCTCTGCCCCGACGTCTCCTTCCACGCCACTCCCCCGGTCGACGGCGCCCTGTGCGAATACATCGCCGCGGACGAGGACTTCGCCCATCCTGTGCCCGACAAGCTGACCGCCGAAGAGGCCGCCCTCCTGGAGCCGCTTTCCGTGGGTGTTTGGGCCTGCCGCAAGGGGCGCGTCGGACCCGGCTCCCGGGTCCTGGTCACCGGCGCGGGCCCCATCGGCCTGGTCGCCGCGCAGACCGCCCGTGCCTTCGGCGCCACCGAAGTCGTCGTCACCGATGTCGCGCCCCACCGCCTGGACCTGGCACGGCAGTTGGGTGCCACCGCCACCGTGGACGTAGGCGGCGGCACTCCCCTTCCTCAAGCTCTCGACGCTGTTCGAGCAGGGGAGACACCAATCGCGGACACCGACTTCGAGCCCGATGTCCTGCTGGAGTGCTCCGGCGTCCCCGCCGTCGTCGGCGAAGCGATTCGCACCGTCGGCCGCGCGGGCCGGGCCGTCCTCGTCGGCATGGGCGGCGACACCGTCCCGCTGCCGCTGGCCCATGTGCAGAACTTCGAGATCGAGGTCACCGGCACCTTCCGGTACGCCAACACCTGGCCGACCGCCATCGCGCTGGCGGCTTCCGGCGAGGTGGATCTGGACCGGCTGATCACCCACCGGTACGACCTGGAAGCGGCGGAGGATGCCCTCACCGCCGCCGCCCGGGACCGTACAACGGTCAAACCCCTGGTACTCCCCCAACCGGCCTGA
- a CDS encoding type III polyketide synthase, producing MALPAISYSQEEFTLLGANETNRPLVDRIAAGSGISRRHVAVSPLLDDVKRWSTARRMRRYQEEALPLSKDAVATALVETGLDPSHVGLMCVTSSTGYAAPGLDTRLARDVGIAPTVERLLVGHMGCLAAVPALAACANFVRAQRRPAVLVNAELSSLHLQPPPWNTGQQVVNALFGDAVTATVIQPERPAEAGHGLEVVDVVAHTDTEHEDYMSLTVEDHGFRMSVSPRVPDVLERHLRPMLDGLLARHSLGLADVCWWAVHPGGPRILDAAESSLGLPPEALAASRYVLREHGNCASAGLPLVVQELQRRSPLAPEQYGLAMAFGPGLTLYAVLFVGV from the coding sequence GTGGCCCTGCCAGCGATCTCCTACAGCCAGGAGGAGTTCACCCTGTTGGGAGCAAACGAGACGAATCGACCGCTCGTCGATCGGATCGCCGCGGGCAGCGGTATCTCGCGGCGTCATGTGGCGGTGAGCCCTCTGCTGGACGACGTCAAGCGCTGGTCCACGGCCCGGCGCATGCGCCGGTACCAGGAGGAGGCGCTTCCGCTCAGCAAGGACGCCGTGGCCACGGCACTGGTCGAGACCGGCCTCGACCCGTCCCACGTTGGCCTGATGTGCGTGACGTCCTCCACCGGATACGCCGCGCCGGGCCTGGACACCCGATTGGCCCGGGACGTGGGCATCGCACCGACGGTGGAGCGGCTCCTGGTGGGGCACATGGGCTGCCTGGCGGCCGTGCCGGCGCTGGCCGCGTGCGCCAACTTCGTACGCGCACAACGGCGCCCGGCCGTTCTGGTGAACGCGGAGCTGTCGTCGCTGCACCTGCAGCCGCCTCCCTGGAACACCGGCCAGCAGGTGGTGAACGCGCTGTTCGGCGACGCCGTCACGGCCACCGTCATCCAGCCGGAACGGCCCGCCGAGGCCGGCCACGGCCTTGAGGTCGTGGATGTGGTCGCGCACACGGACACCGAGCACGAGGACTACATGTCGCTCACGGTCGAGGACCACGGCTTCCGGATGAGCGTGTCCCCGCGTGTGCCCGATGTTCTCGAACGCCACTTGCGGCCCATGCTCGACGGTCTGCTGGCGCGTCACTCGCTCGGTCTCGCCGATGTGTGCTGGTGGGCGGTGCATCCGGGCGGACCGCGCATCCTCGACGCGGCCGAGAGCAGTCTCGGCCTTCCGCCCGAGGCCCTGGCCGCCTCCCGGTACGTGCTGCGGGAACACGGCAACTGCGCCTCCGCGGGCCTGCCCTTGGTGGTGCAGGAGCTGCAGCGCCGGTCCCCGCTGGCGCCCGAGCAATACGGCCTGGCCATGGCCTTTGGCCCAGGACTGACCCTGTACGCGGTTCTGTTCGTCGGCGTCTGA
- a CDS encoding MMPL family transporter, with protein MRKAANTTTAAESPSPAPGAGPGKPADRSRLAALGRFLVRRRVPVLLAVLLAVAAAVPVGGGVADRLSSGGFTDPAAESSKTQDFLADRFGSGVPNLVFLARAPGPVDDPRTASAGRDLTRRLAQEPGVLSAASYWTAPRESAQPLKARDGRSALVLMRLGGDEDRVRATAKELVPRFTGRHGVLRLSATGEAQVSGEVQEQSERDLLRAEAYAAPVILLILLFVFGSAVAAGLPLLIGVFSILGTFVVLQVLSHLTSVSVFAINITTALGLGLAIDYSLFIVTRFREEMARGLGTTEAVAQSVRTAGRTVLFSALTVALSLSALLVFPLYFLRSFAYAGVAVVALAAFAAVVVLPAVLGVLGPRIDALDVRRLFRCRPKRDGDRGGQGMGPEGPAGGSGRAAGTGRTTRTGQTTGTGQVAGTAEAAGAGGARPGNNGFWHRLATAVMRRPVLCATGVITLLVVLGLPFTRISFGLIDDRVLPADAPAHRTAQFVREEFASRENSALSVVLPTISGSGDRQQVTAYATRLSALPGVARVDTVTGSYAGGRQVAPASAASAAFTANGASWLSVVPSVEPFSSAGAKLVERLRADGAPGAVLVGGDAAVLADTRDTLADRLPEAALIVGGTTVALLFLFTGSVLIPFKAVLLNLLSLTATFGAMVYVFQEGHLRWLVGDFTVTGMVDTSMPVLMFCVAFGLSMDYEVFLLSRIKEVYAETGDNTLAVAAGLERTGRLVSAAAALVAVVMIALATSGITFLKLLGVGLALAVLLDATLVRGVLVPAVMRLAGRANWWAPRPLRRLHGKLGLSDE; from the coding sequence GTGCGCAAAGCCGCCAACACCACCACAGCAGCCGAAAGCCCGTCCCCGGCACCCGGGGCCGGCCCCGGGAAACCCGCTGACCGCTCCCGGCTCGCCGCTCTCGGACGGTTCCTGGTCCGCCGCCGCGTACCCGTGCTGCTGGCGGTGCTGCTGGCGGTGGCGGCCGCCGTCCCGGTCGGCGGTGGTGTCGCCGACCGGCTGTCCAGCGGCGGCTTCACCGACCCGGCGGCGGAGTCGTCCAAGACCCAGGATTTCCTCGCGGACCGCTTCGGCTCGGGTGTGCCCAATCTGGTGTTCCTGGCCCGTGCCCCGGGACCGGTCGACGATCCGCGGACCGCGTCCGCCGGGCGGGACCTCACCAGGCGGCTCGCCCAGGAACCGGGCGTGCTGTCGGCCGCGTCGTACTGGACGGCCCCCCGCGAGTCGGCGCAACCGCTCAAGGCCCGCGACGGACGCTCGGCGCTGGTGCTGATGCGACTGGGTGGCGACGAGGACCGAGTGCGGGCCACCGCGAAGGAGCTGGTCCCCCGTTTCACCGGCCGTCATGGGGTGCTGCGGCTCTCCGCCACCGGGGAGGCGCAGGTCTCGGGGGAAGTCCAGGAGCAGAGCGAGCGGGACCTGCTCCGGGCCGAGGCGTATGCGGCCCCGGTCATCCTGCTCATCCTGCTCTTTGTGTTCGGCAGTGCGGTGGCGGCCGGCCTGCCCCTGCTCATCGGGGTCTTCTCCATCCTGGGCACCTTCGTCGTGCTGCAGGTGCTGTCCCATCTGACCTCGGTCTCCGTCTTCGCGATCAACATCACCACGGCGCTGGGCCTGGGGCTGGCCATCGACTACAGCCTGTTCATCGTCACCCGTTTCCGGGAGGAGATGGCGCGCGGCCTCGGCACCACCGAGGCGGTCGCGCAGAGCGTCCGCACGGCCGGTCGCACCGTGCTGTTCTCCGCGCTGACGGTGGCCCTGTCGCTGTCGGCCCTGCTGGTCTTCCCGCTGTACTTCCTGCGCTCCTTCGCCTACGCGGGCGTGGCAGTGGTGGCGCTCGCGGCCTTTGCGGCCGTGGTGGTGCTGCCCGCGGTACTCGGCGTGCTCGGCCCGCGGATCGACGCGCTGGACGTACGGCGGTTGTTCCGCTGCAGACCGAAGCGTGACGGCGACCGGGGCGGGCAGGGCATGGGGCCAGAGGGGCCGGCCGGTGGATCGGGACGGGCCGCCGGGACTGGGCGGACCACCCGGACTGGACAGACCACCGGGACTGGGCAGGTCGCCGGTACAGCGGAGGCCGCCGGCGCGGGCGGAGCCAGGCCGGGGAACAACGGGTTCTGGCACCGGCTCGCCACCGCGGTCATGCGGCGACCGGTACTGTGCGCGACCGGCGTGATCACCCTGCTGGTGGTGCTCGGCCTGCCGTTCACCCGGATCTCCTTCGGCCTGATCGACGACCGGGTCCTGCCCGCCGACGCTCCCGCGCACCGTACGGCGCAGTTCGTACGGGAAGAGTTCGCGAGCCGGGAGAACTCCGCGCTGTCCGTGGTGCTGCCCACCATCAGCGGCTCCGGCGACCGGCAGCAGGTCACCGCCTACGCCACCCGCCTGTCGGCCCTGCCGGGCGTGGCCCGGGTGGACACCGTCACGGGCTCCTACGCCGGGGGGCGGCAGGTGGCGCCCGCCTCCGCCGCCTCCGCCGCGTTCACGGCGAACGGTGCCAGCTGGCTGTCAGTGGTGCCGTCGGTCGAGCCGTTCTCCTCCGCCGGCGCGAAGCTGGTGGAGCGGTTGCGGGCGGACGGCGCGCCGGGCGCGGTGCTCGTCGGCGGTGATGCCGCGGTGCTCGCGGACACCCGCGACACACTCGCCGACCGGCTGCCCGAGGCAGCACTGATCGTCGGCGGCACGACCGTGGCGCTGCTGTTCCTCTTCACCGGCAGCGTGCTGATCCCGTTCAAGGCCGTGCTGCTCAACCTGCTGAGCCTGACCGCGACCTTCGGCGCCATGGTGTACGTCTTCCAGGAAGGCCACCTGCGCTGGCTCGTCGGCGACTTCACCGTGACCGGCATGGTGGACACCAGCATGCCGGTGCTGATGTTCTGCGTCGCCTTCGGGCTGTCCATGGACTACGAGGTGTTCCTGCTCTCCCGGATCAAGGAGGTCTACGCGGAGACCGGGGACAACACGCTGGCCGTCGCCGCCGGGCTGGAACGCACCGGACGCCTGGTCAGTGCCGCGGCCGCGCTCGTCGCCGTCGTCATGATCGCGCTGGCCACGTCCGGGATCACCTTCCTGAAGCTCCTGGGCGTGGGCCTGGCGCTGGCCGTGCTGCTGGACGCCACGCTGGTGCGCGGCGTGCTCGTACCGGCCGTGATGAGGCTCGCGGGGCGGGCCAACTGGTGGGCGCCGCGACCGCTGCGCCGCCTGCACGGCAAGCTGGGGCTCTCCGACGAGTGA
- a CDS encoding isoprenoid biosynthesis enzyme family protein, with amino-acid sequence MADAPITVPPMYCPIPRRNHPRAAEAEAHTMDWAERFGLYWDEEQLRRVRGMESGRLAAFAAPVGGFELLKVYADFTTWAFAFDDEYLR; translated from the coding sequence GTGGCTGATGCTCCGATCACCGTTCCGCCGATGTACTGCCCGATTCCGCGCCGTAACCATCCCAGGGCCGCCGAGGCCGAAGCGCACACCATGGATTGGGCCGAACGGTTCGGCCTCTACTGGGACGAGGAGCAGCTGCGGCGCGTACGCGGCATGGAAAGCGGTCGGTTGGCGGCTTTCGCGGCTCCGGTCGGCGGGTTCGAGTTGCTCAAGGTTTATGCGGACTTCACCACATGGGCCTTCGCGTTCGACGACGAGTACTTGCGATGA
- a CDS encoding terpene synthase family protein, giving the protein MRTSPHGPSRSTTSTCDERPIGKQPDRLAEAVARMQRAAEVPEYPLDSSDRYATALRDIRVRLDTYASPLQAEEFVAAMRGYFLAELRKAGNSSRGVRPTLDEYAATRLSMGGGMVFPLLPAVVAGIAPAPVTTAMRRVRALTEMAATLVCWDTDIFSYAKERARTGDGYNLLDVVQAEYGCTLDEAVTIAVAMRDRIMCLSLRLRRYFAVMAAPDLDRYCGTPAAYIRGVLGWCMNTPRYRYTNGVSGAETFDSAGWAESPSDDNPEPLSIPSIGWWWEYDPAPLHSPSTSGRAGADRRR; this is encoded by the coding sequence ATGCGGACTTCACCACATGGGCCTTCGCGTTCGACGACGAGTACTTGCGATGAGCGCCCCATCGGAAAACAGCCGGACCGGCTTGCCGAGGCGGTCGCGCGGATGCAGCGGGCGGCGGAAGTCCCGGAATACCCCCTTGACTCTTCCGACCGCTATGCAACTGCCTTGCGTGATATCCGGGTTCGGCTCGATACATATGCCTCGCCGCTCCAGGCCGAGGAGTTCGTCGCCGCGATGCGCGGCTATTTCTTGGCCGAGCTGCGGAAGGCGGGGAATTCATCCCGAGGTGTGCGGCCTACTCTGGACGAGTATGCGGCCACCCGGCTCTCCATGGGCGGTGGCATGGTCTTCCCGCTGTTGCCCGCCGTCGTCGCCGGCATCGCCCCGGCACCGGTGACGACGGCAATGCGGCGGGTCCGTGCGTTGACGGAGATGGCGGCGACCCTCGTGTGCTGGGACACGGACATCTTCTCGTACGCCAAGGAGCGGGCCCGCACCGGCGACGGTTACAACCTTCTTGACGTGGTCCAGGCGGAATACGGCTGCACCCTCGATGAAGCCGTGACCATCGCGGTGGCCATGCGCGACCGCATCATGTGCCTTTCCCTGCGGCTTCGCAGATATTTCGCGGTCATGGCGGCACCCGACCTGGACCGGTACTGCGGAACCCCGGCGGCGTATATCCGTGGAGTACTGGGCTGGTGCATGAACACCCCTCGCTACCGCTACACGAATGGGGTGAGTGGCGCCGAGACCTTCGACTCGGCGGGCTGGGCGGAGTCCCCGAGTGACGACAATCCGGAGCCGCTGTCCATTCCGTCGATCGGCTGGTGGTGGGAGTACGACCCGGCCCCGCTCCATTCCCCTTCGACGTCCGGCCGCGCTGGAGCCGACCGGCGACGGTGA
- a CDS encoding dienelactone hydrolase family protein, whose protein sequence is MADHDLSGFNRSTFTHNGATRRILRRGTGPAVIVMAEIPGITPKVLEFAERVAAIGCTAVLPVLFGTPGRDPNPEAHGRLKSRAYIASAMWNVCVSREFTVLATGKTSPVVTWLRALAADEHERCGGPGVGAVGMCLTGGFALAMAADERLLAPVLSQPSLPLPLTRRRSAGFDISAEDLAAVRGRCAREGLQVMGLRFRGDRLVPRDRFAFLRRALGDAFTAVELDDSTANPDALMPPHSVLTEHLIDEPGQPTRAALDDVLDLFRTRLLEQARGTAAETPSAPEEA, encoded by the coding sequence ATGGCAGATCACGACCTGTCAGGCTTCAACCGCAGCACCTTTACCCACAACGGTGCCACCCGCCGGATTCTGCGGCGCGGCACCGGGCCGGCGGTGATCGTGATGGCGGAGATACCGGGCATCACCCCCAAGGTGCTGGAGTTCGCGGAACGCGTGGCCGCCATCGGCTGCACCGCCGTGCTCCCGGTCCTCTTCGGCACGCCCGGCCGCGATCCCAACCCCGAGGCCCATGGCCGGCTGAAGTCCCGGGCCTACATCGCCTCGGCGATGTGGAACGTGTGCGTCAGCCGGGAGTTCACCGTGCTGGCCACGGGGAAGACCTCGCCCGTTGTGACCTGGCTGCGGGCCCTGGCCGCGGATGAGCACGAGCGCTGTGGTGGCCCGGGTGTCGGGGCCGTCGGCATGTGTCTGACCGGCGGCTTCGCCCTGGCCATGGCGGCCGATGAGCGCCTGCTCGCCCCCGTTCTGTCCCAGCCGTCCCTGCCGTTGCCCCTCACCAGGAGGCGGTCCGCCGGTTTCGATATCTCCGCCGAGGACCTCGCCGCCGTCAGGGGACGCTGCGCGCGCGAGGGGCTCCAGGTCATGGGTCTGCGATTCCGTGGAGACCGGTTGGTACCACGGGACCGGTTCGCATTCCTGCGCCGCGCTCTCGGTGATGCGTTCACCGCCGTCGAACTGGACGACTCCACCGCGAATCCGGATGCTCTGATGCCGCCGCACTCCGTGCTGACCGAGCACCTCATCGACGAACCCGGCCAGCCGACCCGCGCGGCGCTGGACGACGTACTCGACCTCTTCCGCACCCGCTTGCTGGAGCAGGCCCGCGGCACGGCCGCGGAAACGCCCTCCGCTCCAGAAGAAGCGTGA
- a CDS encoding sensor histidine kinase, with translation MWTPWRIVGESLLSVVLGLLAGAAELLSDGGTVRIAVAALAAALLSPLRRVLPATVLLTTALGMSEFDGLSPLVVVAAWSAGRRIGGVGKAAGTFGAAYVVILGLTLLKEAPPSLLSLALVAPVTLVMVVVPGLISRYWSQHRTLADILREYNAQLLRERAMIAGQARMRERQRIAQDMHDSLGHQLTLISVHTGALEVDRELTGRQREAVGVLREASVAAMHELREVVGLLRDGTESPGQGSQGGQEGRGGQLGQGATSHALQAMGEEDATAPSRGAAGIEGLVEASRGAATAVELRRSGEPRPLAPTADHAAYRVAQEGLTNAHKHAPGASITIELRYEPDALVVEVANGPAPEAAGTGRSVVSGGQGLTGLGERTRLIGGMVHAGPTADGGFRLAGVLPYTSPEGAPSHSSGGAATFVDATDDFRLQNAAGPSDEGDPVIDWNSLPKELARAMSREKRRNGIAIGCGLAALFGLLLLIVVVIGVVVFLQEADKAMIEPKQYDAVKMGQSEAKVREQLPDGESFLTSGLDEGAPPEPKGAECLTLMSTETGDGLDEPVFRFCFKGGKLIEKKSFEIRR, from the coding sequence ATGTGGACTCCCTGGCGCATCGTGGGCGAATCGCTGCTGAGTGTGGTGCTCGGGCTGCTGGCAGGGGCCGCCGAACTCCTGAGCGACGGCGGCACCGTACGGATCGCCGTAGCGGCTCTGGCCGCCGCGCTGCTGTCGCCGCTGCGCCGGGTGCTGCCCGCGACCGTACTTCTGACGACGGCCCTCGGCATGAGCGAGTTCGACGGCCTCAGTCCGCTGGTCGTCGTCGCCGCCTGGTCGGCCGGGCGGCGGATCGGCGGGGTCGGCAAGGCGGCCGGCACCTTCGGCGCCGCGTATGTCGTCATCCTCGGCCTGACCCTGCTGAAAGAGGCGCCCCCCTCACTGCTGAGCCTCGCCCTCGTCGCCCCGGTGACGCTGGTCATGGTGGTCGTACCCGGCCTCATCAGCCGCTACTGGTCGCAGCACCGCACGCTTGCGGACATCCTTCGTGAGTACAACGCCCAGTTGCTGCGCGAACGCGCGATGATCGCCGGACAGGCCCGGATGCGGGAGCGTCAGCGCATCGCGCAGGACATGCACGACAGCCTCGGCCATCAGCTCACGCTCATATCGGTGCACACGGGCGCACTGGAAGTGGACCGGGAGCTGACCGGGCGGCAGCGGGAGGCCGTGGGTGTGCTGCGCGAGGCGTCGGTGGCCGCGATGCACGAGTTGCGCGAGGTGGTGGGGCTGCTCAGGGACGGGACGGAGAGTCCCGGCCAGGGAAGCCAGGGAGGCCAGGAGGGTCGGGGCGGCCAGTTGGGCCAGGGGGCCACCTCCCACGCCCTTCAGGCTATGGGGGAAGAGGACGCCACAGCGCCGTCACGCGGGGCGGCCGGCATCGAGGGCCTGGTGGAGGCGTCCCGGGGCGCGGCTACGGCGGTGGAGCTGCGGCGCTCCGGTGAACCGCGCCCGCTCGCCCCGACCGCCGATCACGCGGCGTACCGCGTCGCGCAGGAAGGCCTGACCAACGCGCACAAGCACGCCCCGGGTGCCTCGATCACCATCGAGCTGCGGTACGAGCCGGATGCGCTGGTCGTGGAGGTCGCGAACGGCCCTGCCCCCGAGGCGGCCGGCACCGGCCGGAGCGTGGTAAGCGGCGGTCAGGGCCTGACCGGGCTCGGGGAGCGGACCCGGCTCATCGGCGGCATGGTGCACGCGGGCCCGACGGCGGACGGCGGCTTCCGGCTGGCGGGCGTGCTGCCGTACACGTCGCCGGAGGGCGCTCCGAGCCACTCGTCCGGCGGGGCGGCGACGTTCGTCGACGCGACAGACGACTTTCGGCTGCAGAACGCCGCGGGGCCCTCCGACGAGGGTGATCCAGTCATCGACTGGAACAGTCTGCCGAAGGAGCTGGCCAGGGCAATGAGCAGGGAAAAGAGACGAAACGGTATAGCGATCGGCTGTGGGCTGGCGGCGCTGTTCGGCCTGCTGCTGCTGATCGTCGTGGTCATCGGGGTGGTCGTCTTCCTCCAAGAGGCGGACAAGGCCATGATCGAGCCGAAGCAGTACGACGCGGTGAAGATGGGGCAGTCCGAGGCGAAGGTCCGCGAACAGCTGCCTGACGGGGAATCGTTCCTGACCAGCGGTCTGGACGAGGGCGCGCCGCCCGAGCCCAAGGGAGCCGAGTGCCTCACGCTGATGTCCACCGAGACCGGGGACGGCTTGGACGAGCCCGTATTCCGGTTCTGCTTCAAGGGCGGCAAGCTGATCGAGAAGAAGTCTTTCGAGATCAGACGCTAG
- a CDS encoding MerR family transcriptional regulator, with amino-acid sequence MTADDSFSRLDDDDYPAYTIGRAAEMLGTTQGFLRAVGEARLIAPLRSEGGHRRYSRYQLRIAARARELVDQSTPIEAACRIVILEDQLEEAQRINAEYRHAAESENPTTAG; translated from the coding sequence ATGACAGCAGACGACTCGTTCAGCCGTCTCGACGACGACGACTACCCCGCCTACACCATAGGCCGGGCCGCCGAAATGCTCGGCACCACACAAGGCTTCCTCCGCGCCGTCGGAGAAGCCCGCCTCATCGCCCCGCTGCGCTCCGAGGGCGGCCACCGCCGCTACTCCCGCTACCAGCTGCGCATCGCTGCCCGCGCCCGGGAGCTCGTCGACCAGAGCACCCCCATCGAGGCCGCCTGCCGCATCGTCATCCTCGAAGACCAGCTCGAAGAAGCCCAGCGCATCAACGCCGAATACCGCCACGCCGCCGAATCAGAGAACCCGACGACCGCGGGCTGA
- a CDS encoding ATP-binding protein: protein MDTMSVNVATVRSAVSIAGVRQSARDFLEDLVPPASAAEAADTGVLVVSELVTNALCHGGACTLDLTAHPESIEVAVHDRSLQAPRMRAPDLNGGTAGFGWPGPGSLRRGMPATHGWSQVLW, encoded by the coding sequence ATGGACACAATGAGCGTCAACGTGGCAACCGTCCGTTCCGCGGTATCCATTGCCGGCGTACGCCAAAGCGCCCGGGATTTCCTCGAAGACCTGGTGCCGCCGGCGAGCGCGGCTGAGGCTGCCGACACCGGGGTCCTTGTTGTCTCGGAGCTCGTCACCAACGCCCTGTGCCACGGCGGCGCCTGCACCCTGGACCTCACCGCGCACCCGGAGAGCATCGAGGTGGCCGTACATGACCGGAGCCTGCAGGCTCCGCGCATGCGCGCCCCCGACCTGAACGGCGGCACCGCAGGCTTCGGCTGGCCCGGCCCCGGGTCGCTTCGCCGCGGAATGCCAGCCACCCACGGCTGGTCACAGGTCCTTTGGTGA